The following are encoded together in the Bradyrhizobium sp. CCGUVB1N3 genome:
- a CDS encoding D-glycerate dehydrogenase has product MSVKKKPLVVVTRKLPDSIETRMRELFDARINLDDTPMSREQIAEAARSADVLVPTVTDHIDADIINQPDCKLRLIANFGNGVDNIDVEAAHARGITVTNTPKVLTEDTADMTMALILAVPRRLIEGASVLTEGKPWAGWSPTWMLGHRIGGKRLGIVGMGRIGQAVARRARAFGLQIHYHNRRPVAPKIAEELGATYWESLDQMLARMDIISVNCPHTPATYHLLSARRLKLIRKEAYIVNTARGEVTDEDTLIKLIEAGEIGGAGLDVYEHEPAVNPKLVRLAKAGKVTLLPHMGSATIEGRVDMGEKVIINIRTFLDAHKPPDRVLPSML; this is encoded by the coding sequence ATGTCGGTCAAGAAAAAACCCCTCGTCGTCGTGACACGCAAGCTGCCGGACTCCATCGAGACGCGCATGCGCGAATTGTTCGACGCCCGGATCAATCTTGACGACACTCCGATGTCGCGGGAGCAGATCGCGGAGGCGGCGCGCTCGGCCGACGTGCTGGTTCCGACCGTGACCGACCATATCGACGCCGACATCATCAACCAGCCCGACTGCAAGCTTCGCCTGATCGCGAATTTCGGCAACGGTGTCGACAATATCGACGTCGAGGCGGCACATGCGCGCGGCATCACCGTCACCAACACGCCAAAAGTTCTGACCGAGGACACCGCCGACATGACGATGGCGCTGATCCTCGCGGTGCCGCGGCGGCTGATCGAGGGCGCTTCCGTGCTCACGGAAGGCAAACCCTGGGCGGGCTGGTCGCCGACCTGGATGCTGGGCCACCGCATCGGCGGCAAGCGCCTCGGCATCGTCGGCATGGGCCGCATCGGCCAGGCCGTGGCGCGCCGTGCCAGGGCCTTCGGCCTGCAGATCCACTATCACAACCGCCGTCCCGTCGCCCCGAAGATCGCCGAGGAGCTGGGCGCGACCTATTGGGAAAGCCTCGACCAGATGCTGGCGCGGATGGACATCATCTCGGTGAACTGTCCGCACACGCCTGCGACCTATCACCTGCTCTCGGCACGGCGGCTGAAGCTGATCCGGAAAGAGGCCTATATCGTCAACACCGCGCGCGGCGAGGTGACCGACGAGGATACGCTGATCAAGCTGATCGAAGCCGGCGAGATCGGCGGCGCCGGCCTCGACGTCTACGAGCACGAGCCCGCCGTCAATCCGAAGCTGGTGCGGCTCGCGAAAGCCGGCAAGGTGACGCTGCTGCCGCACATGGGCTCGGCCACCATCGAAGGCCGCGTCGACATGGGCGAGAAGGTGATCATCAATATTCGCACCTTCCTCGACGCCCACAAGCCGCCGGATCGCGTGCTGCCGAGCATGCTCTGA
- a CDS encoding ParA family protein, protein MHTIVLATQKGGSGKSTLAIGLALAARQAGFSVRLIETDPQGTLSNWQRRRATAEPVVEPIYHASALEPRLRMLAGSGLQLAIVDTAAGLSAVTTAAIRHSDLCLIPARPSVADIEASASTVSVARAWKRPFSFVLNQTPIRGQRIDNAANTLAEEAALDLADVLAHPLIVMRNDHQDSLAAGLAVSEFAANGKSADEIRGLWQWVQTRLSVSAATTNLLIDQVISAADGMLHAAIASKDTATLAS, encoded by the coding sequence ATGCATACTATCGTACTGGCCACCCAAAAGGGTGGCAGTGGCAAGAGCACCCTTGCCATCGGCCTCGCGCTGGCCGCCCGGCAGGCGGGATTCAGCGTTCGCCTGATCGAGACCGACCCGCAGGGCACGCTGTCGAACTGGCAGCGCCGCCGCGCCACAGCCGAGCCCGTCGTCGAGCCCATCTACCATGCATCCGCGCTCGAACCGCGCCTTAGGATGCTGGCAGGGAGCGGCCTTCAACTCGCGATCGTCGACACCGCAGCCGGGCTTAGCGCCGTGACCACCGCGGCGATCCGCCACTCCGATCTGTGCCTCATCCCGGCGCGCCCGAGCGTCGCCGACATCGAGGCCTCGGCCTCGACAGTCAGCGTCGCGCGCGCGTGGAAACGGCCCTTCAGCTTCGTCCTGAACCAGACGCCGATCCGCGGCCAGCGCATCGACAATGCGGCCAACACGCTTGCCGAGGAAGCCGCCCTCGATCTCGCTGATGTGCTAGCGCACCCCCTGATCGTGATGCGCAACGACCATCAGGATTCGCTCGCAGCCGGCCTTGCCGTCAGCGAGTTCGCGGCCAACGGCAAGTCGGCAGACGAGATCCGCGGCCTCTGGCAATGGGTCCAGACCAGGCTCAGCGTTTCTGCCGCGACGACCAATCTGCTGATCGACCAGGTCATTTCGGCCGCCGACGGAATGTTGCACGCCGCCATCGCGTCGAAGGATACGGCCACTCTGGCGTCCTGA
- a CDS encoding SH3 domain-containing protein, whose protein sequence is MALGRFWSLVALVLGWLGASVSPGHSAKDAVQTASGLPVPRYVSLKSDHVNVRAGPTKDNDVAWVYTRAGLPVEITAEFENWRRVRDSEGAEGWVYHSLLSGRRTAVVTMKHKDDLAPIYDRADADSAVAAKLQVGVVAQVKKCTTGWCHVTGNGFDGWIQQERLWGVYSDELVN, encoded by the coding sequence ATGGCGTTGGGGCGTTTTTGGTCGCTGGTGGCGCTCGTGTTGGGTTGGCTGGGCGCTTCGGTCAGCCCCGGACATTCGGCCAAGGACGCGGTTCAGACCGCGAGCGGCCTTCCCGTGCCGCGCTATGTCAGCCTCAAATCAGACCATGTGAATGTCCGCGCCGGCCCGACCAAGGACAACGATGTGGCCTGGGTCTACACCCGCGCCGGTCTGCCGGTCGAAATCACCGCCGAGTTCGAGAACTGGCGCCGGGTGCGCGATTCCGAAGGCGCCGAGGGCTGGGTCTATCATTCGCTGCTGTCGGGGCGCCGCACCGCGGTCGTCACCATGAAGCACAAGGACGATCTCGCGCCGATCTATGATCGCGCCGACGCCGACAGCGCAGTTGCTGCAAAGCTCCAGGTCGGTGTTGTCGCCCAGGTCAAGAAATGTACCACCGGCTGGTGCCACGTCACCGGCAACGGTTTTGACGGCTGGATCCAGCAGGAGCGGCTCTGGGGCGTCTACTCCGACGAGCTGGTGAACTGA
- a CDS encoding autotransporter outer membrane beta-barrel domain-containing protein, translated as MVCAICRAGVLASIAGAALTCGSFPILAQSAIWDSTLSNTHWYVPTAQLLAYAAPNTGFSNPIPIGDQTLWSLSTATNGSFTGASVAQLKIGSALATDTSTIQGFVTTAGQITMLFTPTSGGAVTVGLGNMRIINGVTEMEMQMITGDSLLVTHWAYMLPYDPATFTPPPSQAVPANSVPQWAWTAGTPWRIVSPTLFGTSAPGRFVITNYQNGYFWGAGFAPAGGAASFTLLGSVTPEGNVLFNTLSRGTLTSLYGAASGDASGSQMLVSAYDLTGNPTGAIAYLSLIQPYADTLRAQNNRAGLAAADMLYRMSTTSLGWTGAMVPGFITLDNLSGPSLSNAVNQTLPVLTGAASQATYAAQRAFQQAVMGRLDDVRGLNSGVAPEQNIWMKPLGGIVRQGSLDGVPGYNASGGGVVMGVDATVSPRTLLGGVFAYSHQTVTGSEDAVPNRLAIDSYQMGLYGAYAVSRDVQLEAQLDGALNDNGENRSLTFVNGTAAASYRSYSGHAGAAIKQQVQISGGLTLVPSLRLDYGQVRSPAYQENGAGGFSLNVDSQDYRELTLTAGLRSAYEFARQAYLTADLGIGYNVLNQGLQIKAAFAGGGDTFVTNGLGLSPWIYSAGLGLVVAGSDRVDLGIRYGMHTTSSGLLQQSGLAVLKVKL; from the coding sequence ATGGTGTGTGCGATCTGTCGCGCGGGTGTGCTCGCGTCCATTGCGGGCGCTGCCCTGACCTGCGGGAGCTTCCCTATCCTGGCACAGTCGGCGATCTGGGATTCGACCCTGTCCAATACGCACTGGTACGTGCCGACGGCACAATTGCTGGCCTACGCTGCGCCGAATACCGGTTTTTCGAATCCGATTCCGATCGGCGATCAGACGCTGTGGTCGCTATCCACCGCGACGAATGGATCATTCACCGGGGCGAGCGTTGCGCAGCTCAAGATCGGGTCGGCGCTCGCGACCGACACGTCCACGATCCAGGGCTTCGTGACGACGGCGGGTCAGATCACGATGCTGTTCACACCGACCTCGGGCGGTGCCGTGACCGTCGGCCTCGGTAACATGCGAATCATCAACGGCGTGACCGAGATGGAAATGCAGATGATCACGGGAGACAGCCTGCTCGTGACGCATTGGGCCTACATGCTGCCTTACGATCCCGCGACGTTCACCCCGCCGCCCTCGCAGGCCGTCCCGGCCAATTCGGTCCCGCAATGGGCGTGGACGGCGGGCACGCCATGGCGCATCGTCAGCCCCACCTTGTTTGGCACGTCCGCTCCCGGACGTTTCGTGATCACGAATTATCAGAACGGATATTTCTGGGGCGCCGGCTTCGCGCCCGCCGGCGGTGCCGCCAGTTTCACCCTGCTGGGCTCGGTGACACCAGAGGGCAACGTCCTCTTCAACACGCTGTCACGTGGCACGCTCACCAGCCTCTACGGGGCGGCGAGCGGTGACGCGTCGGGTTCGCAGATGCTGGTCAGCGCCTACGACCTGACGGGCAATCCGACCGGCGCTATAGCCTACCTGTCCCTGATTCAGCCCTATGCCGACACCCTGCGCGCCCAGAACAACCGGGCAGGGCTCGCGGCCGCGGACATGCTTTACCGGATGTCGACGACGTCGCTCGGCTGGACGGGCGCCATGGTGCCGGGATTCATCACCCTCGACAATCTGAGTGGTCCGAGCCTTTCCAATGCCGTCAATCAGACCTTGCCGGTTCTCACCGGTGCGGCATCGCAGGCAACCTATGCCGCCCAGCGCGCGTTTCAGCAGGCCGTCATGGGACGTCTCGACGACGTCCGTGGGCTCAACTCCGGCGTTGCGCCCGAGCAGAACATCTGGATGAAGCCGCTCGGCGGCATCGTTCGGCAAGGCAGCCTGGACGGTGTTCCCGGATACAATGCGTCCGGTGGCGGCGTCGTTATGGGGGTCGATGCGACGGTTTCTCCGCGCACCCTTCTCGGCGGCGTGTTTGCCTATTCCCATCAGACCGTGACGGGGAGCGAGGACGCCGTCCCCAATCGGCTCGCAATCGATTCATACCAGATGGGACTCTACGGCGCCTACGCGGTCAGCCGCGACGTTCAGCTCGAGGCCCAGCTCGATGGCGCACTGAATGACAACGGTGAAAACCGCTCGTTGACCTTCGTCAACGGCACTGCCGCGGCAAGCTATCGTTCCTACAGCGGTCACGCCGGCGCCGCGATCAAGCAGCAGGTCCAGATCAGCGGGGGACTTACGCTTGTGCCGTCATTGCGATTAGACTACGGGCAGGTGCGTTCGCCCGCCTATCAGGAAAACGGCGCCGGCGGCTTCAGCCTCAATGTCGATTCGCAAGACTATCGTGAGCTGACGCTCACGGCAGGGCTCAGGAGCGCGTATGAGTTCGCGAGGCAAGCTTATCTCACTGCCGATCTCGGGATCGGCTATAACGTCTTGAATCAGGGGTTGCAGATCAAAGCCGCCTTTGCGGGAGGTGGCGATACCTTCGTCACCAATGGCCTCGGTCTCTCGCCCTGGATCTACTCCGCAGGTCTCGGACTGGTCGTCGCCGGCAGCGATCGCGTTGATCTCGGCATTCGATACGGCATGCACACCACATCGTCCGGTCTTCTTCAGCAATCCGGATTGGCCGTCCTAAAGGTGAAGCTCTGA
- a CDS encoding serine protease produces MRSMLAATFVLVTAASAHAQMTTPPLPGTKPKTVQTVPIRPALQTPSETADAMAQAERLLLQSNLAWVGQYNGAITGDVSERMVNAIKEYQKANGGKPTGVLNPQERAALAETARKKQESVGWKIVMEPTSGARLGIPGKLVPQQATDANGSKWTSPTGTVQVLLSRRKEANPTTAKLAEAEKKEPAGRKVDYTVMKPDFFVLSGLQGLKKFYVRGTFRGDEVRIMTILYDQAMENTVEPVVIAMSSAFNAFPSVPQAGPPPRKTVEYGTGIVVTDDGAIVTDRLVTDGCLALTIGGYGNADRLAEDKEHDLALLHIYGARGLKPLNLASGAAKTTIDIVGIADPQNQGGSAAVSSLKTALAPVTGGDAALSPAPAVGFSGGGAIDADGKFAGIALLKPVVVAGPANAAPAAQAVMVSADVVRNFLKANDVTANGSSTDAKAAVVRVICVRK; encoded by the coding sequence ATGAGATCGATGCTGGCGGCAACATTTGTGTTGGTGACCGCGGCGAGCGCGCACGCGCAGATGACGACGCCGCCGCTTCCCGGCACCAAGCCGAAGACGGTCCAGACCGTTCCGATCCGTCCCGCGTTGCAAACGCCGTCCGAGACCGCCGACGCCATGGCGCAGGCGGAGCGGCTGCTGCTGCAATCCAACCTCGCCTGGGTCGGACAATATAACGGCGCGATCACCGGCGACGTCAGCGAGCGCATGGTGAACGCCATCAAGGAATACCAGAAGGCGAATGGCGGCAAGCCGACCGGCGTGCTGAACCCGCAGGAGCGGGCCGCGCTCGCCGAAACGGCGCGCAAGAAGCAGGAGAGCGTTGGCTGGAAGATCGTGATGGAGCCGACCAGCGGCGCGCGGCTCGGCATCCCCGGCAAGCTCGTGCCGCAGCAAGCGACCGATGCCAACGGCTCGAAATGGACCTCGCCGACCGGCACGGTGCAGGTGCTGCTCAGCCGCCGCAAGGAGGCGAACCCGACCACCGCAAAGCTCGCGGAAGCCGAGAAAAAGGAACCGGCCGGGCGCAAGGTTGATTACACCGTGATGAAGCCCGACTTCTTCGTGCTGTCGGGATTGCAGGGCCTGAAGAAGTTTTACGTGCGCGGCACCTTCAGGGGGGACGAGGTACGGATCATGACGATCCTCTACGACCAGGCCATGGAAAACACTGTCGAGCCGGTCGTGATCGCGATGTCGAGCGCCTTCAATGCGTTTCCCTCGGTCCCGCAGGCGGGACCGCCACCTCGGAAAACCGTCGAATATGGCACCGGCATCGTCGTCACCGATGACGGCGCGATCGTCACCGACCGTCTCGTCACCGACGGCTGCCTCGCCCTCACCATCGGCGGCTACGGCAATGCCGACCGGCTCGCGGAAGACAAGGAGCACGACCTCGCGCTGTTGCATATCTACGGCGCGCGCGGCTTGAAGCCGCTGAATTTGGCCAGTGGCGCGGCGAAGACGACGATCGATATCGTCGGCATCGCCGATCCGCAGAATCAGGGCGGCAGCGCCGCTGTCTCGAGCCTCAAGACCGCGCTGGCTCCGGTCACCGGAGGCGATGCAGCGCTCTCGCCGGCGCCGGCGGTTGGATTTTCCGGCGGCGGCGCGATCGATGCTGACGGCAAGTTCGCCGGCATCGCGCTGCTCAAACCGGTGGTCGTCGCCGGCCCCGCCAACGCGGCACCGGCAGCGCAAGCCGTGATGGTATCCGCCGATGTCGTGCGCAATTTCCTGAAGGCGAACGATGTCACCGCAAATGGCAGCTCGACGGATGCAAAAGCGGCCGTCGTGCGCGTGATCTGCGTGCGGAAGTAG
- the fabI gene encoding enoyl-ACP reductase FabI, protein MEGLMKGKRGLIMGIANDHSIAWGMAKTLHAHGAELAFTFQGDALGKRVKPLAESLGVELVLPCDVEDIASVDATFAVLREKWGQLDFVIHAIGFADKNELKGRYADTSRENFSRTMVISCFSFTEVAKRAAELMTEGGSMITLTFGASERSMPNYNVMGVAKAALEASVRYLASDFGPRGIRVNAISAGPIRTLAGSGIGEARAMFAFMQKHSPLRRGVTLDELGGSALYLLSDLSGGVTGEIHYVDSGYNIVLMPKPEDLKAE, encoded by the coding sequence ATGGAAGGTCTGATGAAAGGCAAGCGCGGTCTGATCATGGGCATCGCCAATGATCACTCGATCGCCTGGGGCATGGCCAAGACGCTGCACGCCCACGGCGCCGAGCTCGCCTTCACCTTCCAGGGTGACGCTTTGGGCAAGCGCGTCAAGCCGCTCGCGGAGTCTCTCGGAGTCGAGTTGGTGCTGCCTTGCGATGTCGAGGACATCGCCAGCGTCGACGCTACATTCGCTGTCTTGCGCGAAAAATGGGGCCAGCTCGACTTCGTCATCCACGCGATCGGCTTTGCCGACAAGAACGAGCTGAAGGGCCGCTACGCCGACACCAGCCGAGAGAATTTCTCGCGCACCATGGTGATCTCCTGTTTCTCGTTCACGGAGGTCGCAAAACGAGCTGCCGAGCTGATGACGGAGGGCGGCAGCATGATCACGCTGACCTTCGGCGCCTCGGAGCGATCGATGCCGAACTACAACGTGATGGGCGTTGCCAAGGCCGCGCTGGAAGCCTCCGTGCGCTATCTCGCCTCCGATTTCGGACCGCGCGGCATCCGCGTCAACGCGATCTCCGCAGGCCCGATCCGTACGCTCGCCGGCTCCGGCATCGGCGAAGCGCGTGCGATGTTTGCGTTCATGCAAAAGCACTCGCCGCTTCGCCGCGGCGTCACGCTCGACGAGCTCGGCGGCTCGGCGCTGTATCTGCTGTCGGATCTCTCCGGCGGCGTGACCGGCGAGATCCACTATGTCGATTCCGGCTACAACATCGTCCTGATGCCGAAGCCGGAAGATCTGAAGGCGGAATGA
- the irrA gene encoding iron response transcriptional regulator IrrA — protein MSDSAPNHHDETAHSASLHSGRQPALTGCPWHDVNEMLQAAGLRPTRQRMALGWLLFGKGARHLTAEMLYEEATLAKVPVSLATVYNTLNQLTDAGLLRQVSVDGTKTYFDTNVTTHHHYYLENSHELVDIPDPHLALSKMPDVPEGYEIARIDMVVRLRKKR, from the coding sequence ATGAGCGATAGCGCCCCGAACCACCACGACGAAACCGCCCATTCCGCGTCCCTCCACTCCGGACGCCAGCCGGCCTTGACCGGCTGCCCGTGGCACGACGTCAACGAAATGCTCCAGGCTGCCGGGCTTCGCCCGACGCGCCAGCGCATGGCGCTGGGCTGGCTGCTGTTCGGCAAGGGTGCCCGGCACCTGACCGCCGAAATGCTCTATGAGGAAGCGACGCTGGCCAAGGTTCCGGTGTCGCTGGCGACCGTCTACAACACGCTGAACCAGCTCACCGATGCCGGTCTGCTGCGCCAGGTCAGCGTCGACGGCACCAAGACCTATTTCGACACCAACGTCACCACGCACCACCATTATTATCTCGAGAACAGCCACGAGCTGGTCGACATTCCCGACCCGCATCTGGCGCTGTCGAAGATGCCCGACGTGCCCGAGGGCTACGAGATCGCGCGCATCGACATGGTCGTGCGCCTGCGCAAGAAGCGCTGA
- a CDS encoding GNAT family N-acetyltransferase, which yields MQTPVIDTERLILRPLALSDAPAIQRHFDNWNIIRHLAAVVPWPYPADGAETFVRQQLEKVSAGEEIYLWVLVPRGGDGEAIGIIHFRPRADGRKGNRGFWLAEPYWNRGLMTEAITAVNDFAFRTLGLDHFFVCNAVSNAASRRVKRKTGAEFVGFIELAHHGGESKSEKWIVRRESWLRARQIEPD from the coding sequence ATGCAAACGCCGGTCATTGATACCGAACGATTGATCCTGCGGCCGCTCGCGCTCTCGGATGCGCCGGCGATCCAGCGCCACTTCGACAATTGGAATATCATCAGGCATCTCGCTGCGGTCGTCCCCTGGCCGTATCCCGCTGATGGCGCAGAGACGTTCGTCAGGCAGCAGCTTGAAAAGGTCTCGGCCGGAGAGGAGATCTATCTCTGGGTCCTGGTGCCAAGGGGTGGCGACGGCGAAGCGATCGGAATCATCCACTTCCGTCCTCGGGCTGACGGCAGGAAGGGCAATCGCGGCTTCTGGCTGGCCGAGCCCTATTGGAATCGTGGCTTGATGACGGAGGCGATCACCGCGGTCAACGACTTCGCATTTCGGACACTTGGTCTCGACCACTTCTTCGTCTGCAACGCGGTTTCCAACGCGGCGTCACGGCGCGTCAAGCGGAAGACGGGTGCGGAATTCGTCGGATTCATCGAGCTTGCGCATCACGGCGGGGAGTCGAAATCCGAGAAATGGATTGTGAGGCGCGAAAGCTGGCTGCGTGCGAGGCAGATCGAGCCCGACTGA
- the fabA gene encoding bifunctional 3-hydroxydecanoyl-ACP dehydratase/trans-2-decenoyl-ACP isomerase: protein MLNRRNGYEYEDLLACARGEMFGPGNAQLPLPPMLMFDRITEISDTAGEFGKGLVRAELDVKPDLWFFGCHFKNDPVMPGCLGLDALWQMVGFYLGWIGGEGRGRALGLSELKFGGQVLPEARKVVYQIDIKRVMRSKLVLGIADGWLSVDDTIIYRAKDLKVGLFKQGTSLG from the coding sequence ATGCTGAACAGGCGCAACGGTTACGAATACGAGGATTTGCTGGCTTGTGCCCGCGGCGAGATGTTCGGCCCGGGCAACGCCCAATTGCCGCTGCCGCCGATGCTGATGTTCGACCGCATCACGGAAATCTCCGATACCGCCGGCGAATTCGGCAAGGGACTGGTGCGCGCCGAGCTCGACGTCAAGCCGGACCTCTGGTTCTTCGGCTGCCATTTCAAGAACGACCCGGTGATGCCGGGCTGCCTTGGCCTCGACGCGCTCTGGCAGATGGTCGGATTCTACCTCGGCTGGATCGGCGGCGAGGGCCGCGGTCGCGCGCTGGGGTTGAGCGAATTGAAGTTCGGCGGCCAGGTGCTGCCCGAGGCCCGCAAGGTCGTGTACCAGATCGATATCAAGCGCGTCATGCGCTCAAAGCTGGTGCTGGGCATTGCCGACGGGTGGCTTTCGGTCGACGACACGATTATCTATCGCGCCAAGGATCTGAAGGTCGGCCTGTTCAAGCAGGGCACGAGCCTGGGCTGA
- the fabB gene encoding beta-ketoacyl-ACP synthase I: MRRVVVTGMGIVSSIGNNTQEVLASLHEAKSGISRAEKYAEMGFRSQVQGEPTLDPATVIDRRAMRFLGQGAAWNHIAMEQAILDSGLGPDEVSDIRTGIIMGSGGPSARTIVESADITRSKGPKRVGPFAVPKAMSSTASATLATWFKIKGVNYSISSACATSNHCIGNAYETIQIGKQDVIFAGGCEELDWSLSVLFDAMGAMSSKYNDTPATASRPYDVNRDGFVIAGGAGVLVLEELEHAKARGARIYGEIVGYGATSDGYDMVAPSGEGAERCMRMAMSTVKTKVDYINPHATSTPAGDPPEIEAIRKVFGVGEKCPPISATKALTGHSLGATGVQEAIYSLLMMNNGFICESAHIQELDPVFADMPIVRKRIDNVKIGTVLSNSFGFGGTNATLVFSRLDV; the protein is encoded by the coding sequence ATGAGGCGGGTTGTGGTCACCGGGATGGGCATCGTCTCGTCCATCGGAAACAACACCCAGGAAGTGCTTGCGAGCCTTCACGAGGCGAAGTCAGGCATCTCGCGGGCAGAGAAATATGCCGAGATGGGCTTCCGCTCGCAGGTGCAGGGCGAGCCGACACTCGATCCCGCCACAGTGATCGACCGGCGCGCGATGCGTTTCCTCGGCCAGGGTGCCGCGTGGAATCACATCGCGATGGAGCAGGCGATCCTGGATTCCGGTCTCGGGCCTGATGAAGTCTCCGACATCCGCACCGGCATCATCATGGGCTCGGGCGGCCCGTCGGCCCGGACCATCGTCGAATCCGCCGACATCACCCGCAGCAAGGGACCGAAGCGCGTCGGGCCGTTCGCGGTGCCGAAGGCGATGTCGTCGACGGCGTCCGCGACGCTCGCGACCTGGTTCAAGATCAAGGGCGTGAACTACTCGATCTCGTCGGCCTGCGCGACGTCGAACCATTGCATCGGCAATGCCTATGAGACGATCCAGATCGGCAAGCAGGACGTCATCTTCGCCGGCGGCTGCGAGGAATTGGACTGGTCGCTGTCGGTGTTGTTCGACGCCATGGGCGCGATGTCCTCGAAATACAACGACACGCCTGCCACCGCCTCGCGTCCCTATGACGTCAATCGCGACGGCTTCGTCATCGCGGGCGGCGCCGGTGTGCTGGTGCTGGAAGAGCTCGAGCACGCCAAGGCGCGCGGCGCGCGGATCTATGGCGAGATCGTCGGCTATGGCGCGACGTCGGATGGTTACGACATGGTTGCGCCGTCGGGTGAAGGCGCCGAGCGCTGCATGCGGATGGCGATGTCGACCGTGAAGACCAAGGTCGATTACATCAACCCGCACGCCACCTCGACACCGGCCGGCGACCCGCCGGAGATCGAGGCGATCCGAAAGGTGTTCGGCGTCGGCGAGAAGTGCCCGCCGATCTCCGCCACCAAGGCGCTCACCGGCCACTCGCTGGGCGCGACCGGCGTGCAGGAAGCGATCTATTCGCTGCTGATGATGAACAACGGCTTCATCTGCGAGAGCGCGCACATCCAGGAGCTCGATCCGGTGTTCGCCGACATGCCGATCGTGCGCAAGCGCATCGACAACGTCAAAATCGGCACCGTGCTGTCGAACTCGTTCGGCTTCGGCGGCACCAACGCCACGCTGGTGTTCAGCCGGTTGGATGTGTGA
- a CDS encoding molybdopterin-synthase adenylyltransferase MoeB, which translates to MLSPDELERYARHIVLRDVGGPGQAALKQASVLVIGAGGLGAPALMYLAAAGIGTLGVVDDDVVSLSNLQRQVIHTTPDIGRHKVESAAERIAALNPHVRFVGHATWLNADNALGLIGDYDLVLDGSDNFSTRYLVSDACFFAKRPLITAALGTFDGSLTTIRAHEKNEQGAFNPTYRCLFPEAPPPGTVPACSEAGVMGALAGVLGSMMALEAIREIVGFGEGLVGRLLMLDARAMRFETLRYARDPANPLNGDGPVFDDLSIHRE; encoded by the coding sequence ATGCTGAGTCCCGACGAACTCGAACGCTATGCCCGCCATATCGTGCTGCGCGATGTCGGCGGACCAGGCCAGGCCGCGCTGAAGCAGGCCTCCGTGCTGGTGATCGGCGCCGGAGGTCTCGGCGCGCCGGCCCTGATGTATCTCGCCGCCGCCGGCATCGGCACGCTCGGCGTGGTCGATGACGACGTCGTGTCGCTCTCCAACCTGCAGCGCCAGGTCATCCACACGACGCCCGATATCGGCCGGCACAAGGTCGAGAGCGCCGCGGAGCGGATCGCGGCGCTCAATCCGCATGTGCGCTTTGTCGGTCACGCCACCTGGCTCAACGCCGACAATGCGCTCGGCTTGATCGGCGATTACGACCTCGTGCTCGACGGCTCCGATAATTTCTCCACCCGCTATCTGGTATCGGACGCCTGCTTCTTTGCGAAAAGACCGTTGATTACGGCCGCGCTCGGCACCTTCGACGGCTCGCTGACGACCATCCGCGCGCATGAAAAGAACGAACAAGGCGCGTTCAATCCGACCTATCGCTGCCTGTTCCCGGAGGCGCCGCCGCCGGGCACAGTGCCGGCCTGCTCGGAAGCCGGCGTGATGGGTGCGCTCGCCGGCGTGCTCGGCTCGATGATGGCGCTGGAAGCGATCCGCGAGATCGTCGGCTTCGGCGAGGGCCTGGTCGGCCGTCTCCTGATGCTGGATGCGCGCGCGATGCGCTTCGAGACGCTGCGCTACGCGCGCGATCCGGCCAATCCGCTCAATGGCGATGGACCCGTGTTCGACGATCTGAGCATCCACCGCGAGTAG